A part of Maridesulfovibrio hydrothermalis AM13 = DSM 14728 genomic DNA contains:
- a CDS encoding rhodanese-related (seleno)protein → MNRRILLILVAAIFATVASFAVFQEAGSAEDVPRISIEQLKRKLGSDNLVIIDARSGSDWRGSEFMIEGAVRGKAGQEKQWAKNLHKDAEIVVYCAUPSEYTSSRVGRILKKMGFKDVSVLLGGWHKWNRAGYPVEAK, encoded by the coding sequence ATGAATAGACGTATTCTCTTGATTCTGGTTGCTGCAATTTTTGCCACTGTGGCAAGTTTTGCTGTTTTTCAGGAGGCTGGTTCGGCGGAGGATGTACCGCGCATATCAATAGAGCAATTAAAGCGGAAGCTTGGTTCGGATAATCTGGTCATTATCGATGCCCGAAGCGGTTCAGACTGGCGGGGAAGTGAGTTCATGATTGAAGGGGCCGTTCGCGGTAAGGCTGGACAGGAAAAGCAATGGGCTAAGAATCTGCACAAGGATGCCGAGATCGTTGTTTACTGTGCTTGACCCAGTGAGTACACAAGCTCCCGTGTGGGGCGTATACTCAAGAAGATGGGCTTTAAGGATGTAAGCGTCCTTTTAGGCGGATGGCATAAGTGGAACAGAGCAGGATATCCTGTTGAAGCAAAGTAA
- a CDS encoding STAS domain-containing protein produces MGLEVGENKNDGIITFELKGRLDSNTSNDFEERLISSIQNGESKIILDFENLEYISSAGLRVLLKAARELKGGDGKLILCALKDYIREVFDLSGFVSFLPIYATKDECIASF; encoded by the coding sequence ATGGGTCTGGAAGTAGGCGAAAACAAAAATGACGGGATTATTACTTTTGAGCTAAAGGGGCGACTTGATTCAAACACATCTAATGATTTTGAAGAAAGACTGATAAGCTCCATTCAAAATGGTGAGAGCAAAATCATCCTTGATTTTGAAAATCTTGAGTATATTTCCAGTGCCGGACTGCGTGTTCTGCTTAAAGCTGCCAGAGAACTTAAAGGCGGCGACGGCAAGCTTATTCTCTGTGCACTGAAAGATTACATCCGGGAAGTTTTTGACCTTTCAGGTTTTGTCTCCTTTCTGCCTATTTATGCGACCAAGGATGAGTGCATCGCATCTTTTTAG
- a CDS encoding mechanosensitive ion channel domain-containing protein yields MTIFMRKITILTLVAMIFIMSFSLHAKAESTSQTWTNMIEGIESDIMEQSKVINLLMEKMPSMLKTYDRRMTKAQDRLDQLKLLRGLAKRTPWSYRTVLLQLNDVDSYIKLAKADLLIEKNRLKKIKRTFSVLREIKIQENVKSSFNKALLKRTKSKFATLRAETAKFKQELDKALAKSDVLAASVQENRELTSKYYAESIKNFYFERGPSLLSSHSWIDISYSFKEWEHGYSKFYHPLFVWVNWNDFLTYMAIITIILWLLLRHGVKSLLKRPLFKKHNLALYSRGVLLISFGAAILISRHITLFTSNQITSLIWAESITLGIIICARNFLWAREDAKPATLIYTPMFTLWCLMTAGDFLHMLTIPVDCLGIIWLFLSIAGLAAMHYSRNRYTLNITRVTFKANKIILATGALVTIFGFGTQAMILTQVWFLFLVTLQVCTALKTIMITEVAPVKDFTPQESATEEENNAQKQKKEEAVRAARQHNQMVQMFYPLSVSVIIFLFIGWATAYMGGIPFARFVFRHMDVTIGGADISIKSFFYILILFFTSRLILFWLKSFVSNTEIGGRKIESSVAHTFSTIGSYIVWVVFLFSSFFLLGIPMSALTWIASGLSIGIGFGLKDIVSNFVSGLIILFGGSIKKGDTLQHKNIIGKVVDVSIRNTTIKALDNSMIIIPNSSFLKGEIVNLNYQDTRIRVAIPVTLVPGTKLKKAKKIMMKVVKKHPKILKDPAPTILFKRFGMLGLDFEIYFWVNHFEDKFPTESDIVDELDQKFQAKKIKVAFRGVKTKYKPKGDEAAQIAAQREALKEKRKRVGKCFRSAAIRKHRTFSKIEMDMPD; encoded by the coding sequence ATGACCATTTTTATGCGGAAAATTACAATACTCACCTTGGTTGCCATGATTTTTATCATGAGTTTCTCTCTGCACGCAAAGGCTGAATCCACATCGCAGACTTGGACTAACATGATTGAAGGCATCGAGTCTGACATCATGGAACAAAGTAAAGTAATCAACCTCCTGATGGAAAAAATGCCGTCCATGCTTAAAACGTATGACCGGCGTATGACTAAAGCTCAAGACAGGCTCGATCAACTTAAACTTTTGCGCGGACTGGCAAAACGCACGCCCTGGTCATACCGCACCGTACTTTTACAGCTTAATGATGTTGATTCATATATTAAACTGGCAAAAGCTGATTTATTGATAGAAAAAAACAGGCTGAAAAAAATTAAAAGGACTTTTTCGGTTCTTCGAGAAATTAAAATTCAAGAAAACGTAAAAAGCAGTTTTAATAAAGCCCTGTTAAAGCGAACCAAAAGCAAATTTGCAACCCTGCGGGCTGAAACAGCTAAATTCAAACAAGAACTTGATAAGGCCCTTGCCAAATCTGACGTCCTTGCCGCAAGCGTTCAGGAAAACAGAGAATTAACATCAAAATATTACGCTGAATCCATCAAAAACTTTTATTTTGAACGCGGGCCTTCCCTGCTCTCTTCGCATAGCTGGATTGATATTTCATATTCCTTCAAGGAGTGGGAACATGGATATTCAAAATTTTATCACCCGCTGTTTGTATGGGTTAACTGGAATGATTTTTTAACCTACATGGCCATAATAACCATCATTCTGTGGCTGTTGCTCCGTCATGGCGTCAAATCCCTGCTTAAAAGACCACTTTTTAAAAAACATAATCTGGCATTATACAGCCGGGGGGTACTGCTCATCTCCTTTGGAGCTGCGATACTCATTTCCCGCCACATAACGCTATTCACCTCCAACCAGATTACCAGTCTGATCTGGGCCGAATCAATAACTCTCGGAATTATCATCTGCGCCCGAAATTTTTTATGGGCCAGAGAAGATGCCAAACCTGCTACCCTTATCTACACACCCATGTTCACACTCTGGTGTTTGATGACCGCCGGAGACTTCTTGCACATGCTTACCATTCCGGTAGATTGTCTGGGTATTATCTGGCTGTTTCTTAGCATCGCAGGGCTTGCAGCCATGCATTACAGCCGCAACAGGTACACTTTAAATATTACCAGAGTGACCTTCAAGGCTAATAAAATTATTCTGGCTACAGGTGCTTTGGTAACAATTTTCGGTTTCGGCACGCAAGCCATGATTTTGACTCAAGTATGGTTTCTGTTCCTCGTCACCCTGCAGGTTTGCACTGCTCTGAAAACCATCATGATAACTGAGGTGGCTCCTGTTAAAGACTTTACTCCGCAGGAATCTGCCACCGAGGAAGAAAATAATGCACAAAAACAGAAAAAAGAGGAAGCAGTGCGGGCTGCCAGACAGCATAACCAAATGGTGCAGATGTTCTACCCGCTTTCAGTGTCAGTCATAATTTTTCTGTTTATCGGCTGGGCCACAGCCTATATGGGTGGCATCCCGTTTGCCCGTTTTGTCTTCCGGCACATGGATGTAACTATCGGCGGTGCAGATATATCCATTAAAAGTTTTTTCTACATTTTGATACTATTCTTCACTTCACGCCTGATTCTATTCTGGCTTAAAAGCTTTGTGAGCAACACAGAAATCGGCGGGCGAAAAATTGAATCCTCAGTGGCCCATACTTTCTCGACCATTGGATCATACATTGTCTGGGTCGTATTTTTATTCTCATCTTTTTTTCTGCTTGGCATTCCCATGTCTGCCCTGACCTGGATTGCCAGCGGGCTGTCCATCGGTATCGGTTTCGGTCTCAAGGACATTGTCAGCAACTTTGTAAGCGGGCTGATCATTCTTTTCGGCGGCTCCATCAAAAAAGGGGACACCCTCCAGCACAAAAACATCATCGGGAAAGTTGTCGATGTTTCAATCCGCAATACGACCATAAAAGCCCTCGATAACAGCATGATCATCATCCCCAATTCCAGCTTTCTCAAGGGTGAAATAGTCAATTTAAACTATCAGGACACCCGAATCAGAGTTGCCATTCCCGTAACTCTTGTACCCGGAACCAAGCTTAAAAAAGCAAAGAAAATTATGATGAAAGTAGTCAAGAAACATCCAAAAATACTAAAAGATCCCGCACCGACTATCTTATTTAAAAGATTTGGTATGCTGGGGCTGGATTTTGAAATTTATTTCTGGGTTAACCACTTTGAAGATAAATTTCCCACAGAATCTGACATCGTAGATGAACTTGATCAAAAATTTCAGGCCAAAAAAATCAAAGTGGCCTTCAGAGGAGTTAAGACCAAATACAAACCCAAAGGAGACGAAGCAGCGCAGATTGCGGCGCAACGTGAAGCACTCAAAGAAAAACGCAAAAGAGTCGGCAAATGCTTTCGCTCAGCAGCCATCCGCAAACACAGGACTTTTAGCAAAATCGAAATGGATATGCCGGATTAA
- the aroL gene encoding shikimate kinase AroL, giving the protein MSRVYLIGPRACGKTTVGRILAEKLKFKFYDSDSLIVERAGCEIAAYVESHGWSGFRDLESAVLNGLSGKSEAVISCGGGIVVREENLFILRRNYTVYLKTDVQVLADRLSVEPEHGQRPSLTGKPLVEEIQQVLDEREDLYSGCATYIVDGAAAVDEICNQILNSYKSFEQGDI; this is encoded by the coding sequence GTGTCCAGAGTTTATCTGATCGGCCCCAGAGCCTGTGGTAAAACAACTGTAGGCCGGATTCTGGCTGAAAAACTTAAATTTAAGTTTTATGACAGTGATTCTCTCATTGTGGAAAGGGCCGGATGTGAAATAGCCGCATATGTTGAATCTCATGGCTGGTCTGGTTTTCGTGATCTTGAATCTGCGGTGCTGAACGGGCTTTCCGGTAAAAGTGAAGCAGTTATATCCTGCGGTGGAGGCATTGTTGTCCGTGAAGAGAATTTATTTATTCTGCGCAGGAACTATACTGTCTACTTAAAAACTGACGTGCAGGTTCTGGCTGACCGACTAAGCGTCGAACCGGAGCACGGGCAGCGTCCGTCGCTTACCGGTAAACCTCTGGTAGAAGAAATTCAGCAGGTTTTAGATGAGCGTGAAGACCTTTATTCCGGATGCGCAACATATATAGTTGATGGCGCAGCAGCTGTAGATGAAATCTGCAACCAGATCTTAAACAGCTATAAATCCTTTGAACAGGGAGATATATAA
- a CDS encoding APC family permease translates to MSGLFTSLAVMLSPRGLTAVGNGAGFGGVAFMAALILAAAASLYTARSMEALGTGAKRATPFDGFAFGLLDAARLFTLTVLAVSWLGIAGYAVNEIFALWFPNLAASFLILGLAAGACFLTDKSGTDLYGGCLTLAFCAFVYVAIMATQPVGAGIGYPSVVPQFFSPFMPQALEMSGYLGWLDILFLAVLVFAGFDLPLVFENKSSRVVPAVILILGAFLLFIWGALLVAVPEKLADTYVPHLMVARNVFGEGGRLLMGSTIVLGTFAALFSFFQILGHRLKGIITEEYAHHAPRVAAVVLAIVLGALLATGWAGEDALESLISAGLCFWFAAYTLIDLLNIIAIRKAGGRPLIALPVMFIHLIAAIASGMYIEFPLFFYYALGAMTVAGLVFGVSYYRSGIELSKEQALVKTESVDENSDDSGQKNEQSDDEPVAEGLNIVEYK, encoded by the coding sequence ATGAGCGGTTTATTTACATCACTAGCAGTGATGCTTTCTCCGAGAGGGCTGACGGCTGTTGGAAATGGAGCCGGTTTCGGCGGCGTGGCATTTATGGCGGCTTTAATCTTGGCAGCGGCGGCCTCGCTTTATACTGCGCGCAGTATGGAGGCACTTGGAACCGGTGCCAAGCGGGCCACGCCTTTTGACGGGTTCGCTTTTGGACTTCTTGATGCGGCGCGCCTTTTTACATTGACAGTGCTGGCTGTTTCATGGCTGGGGATTGCCGGGTATGCAGTGAATGAGATTTTTGCCCTTTGGTTTCCAAATCTTGCAGCTTCTTTTCTTATTCTCGGCCTCGCAGCCGGAGCCTGCTTTTTGACCGATAAAAGCGGAACTGATTTATACGGCGGTTGTTTGACGCTTGCTTTTTGCGCTTTTGTTTACGTTGCAATAATGGCTACCCAGCCTGTTGGTGCCGGGATCGGATATCCGTCTGTCGTACCGCAGTTTTTCTCGCCGTTTATGCCGCAGGCGTTGGAGATGTCGGGCTATCTGGGGTGGCTGGACATTCTCTTTTTAGCCGTACTTGTGTTTGCCGGCTTTGACCTGCCACTTGTTTTCGAAAATAAATCATCCAGAGTTGTACCGGCTGTCATTTTGATACTCGGTGCATTTCTTCTTTTTATATGGGGAGCACTGCTTGTCGCTGTTCCTGAAAAGCTTGCTGATACCTACGTGCCACACTTGATGGTAGCGAGAAATGTTTTTGGTGAAGGCGGAAGACTGCTTATGGGCAGCACTATTGTGCTTGGAACTTTTGCGGCTCTTTTCAGTTTTTTCCAGATTTTAGGGCATCGCTTAAAAGGCATTATCACAGAGGAATATGCGCACCATGCCCCCAGAGTGGCGGCGGTGGTTCTGGCAATTGTTCTCGGCGCACTTCTGGCTACGGGCTGGGCTGGAGAAGATGCTCTTGAGTCGCTTATTTCAGCCGGGCTGTGTTTTTGGTTCGCAGCATATACTCTCATTGATCTGTTGAATATTATTGCTATCCGTAAAGCAGGAGGCAGACCTCTGATTGCGCTGCCGGTGATGTTTATCCATCTTATCGCTGCTATTGCAAGCGGAATGTATATTGAGTTCCCGCTTTTCTTTTATTATGCACTGGGTGCAATGACCGTTGCCGGACTTGTTTTCGGGGTGAGTTATTATCGATCCGGCATTGAGTTGAGCAAAGAGCAGGCTCTTGTTAAAACAGAGTCCGTGGACGAGAATTCTGACGATAGCGGGCAGAAAAATGAGCAAAGTGATGATGAACCTGTTGCTGAAGGATTAAATATAGTCGAGTATAAATAA
- the aroC gene encoding chorismate synthase: MSGNTFGQIFKVTTYGESHGPGLGGVIDGCPAGIELNEEIIQLELDKRKPGEGIAGTARKEADLVKILSGVFEGKTTGTSIGFYIENTDQRSRDYSKIMNVYRPGHADFTFDAKYGFRDYRGGGRSSGRETVSRVAAGAVAQELLRQQSVSCEAYTVRIGGISAAVKYPEKAHEQPFFSPDPDAVSKWEERIKAVRSQGDTLGGVVEVCIKNVPAGLGEPVFDKLDARLACALMSVGAVKGIEIGSGFAAADSLGSLNNDFIDESGFQSNNAGGILGGISSGQDIIVRAYVKPIPSISKAQQTIGRDSKAAEIKIGGRHDICAIPRIVPVLKSMAMLTVADFILLQRRMG; encoded by the coding sequence ATGAGCGGCAATACATTCGGGCAGATTTTCAAGGTTACAACCTACGGTGAATCACATGGCCCCGGTCTGGGGGGAGTTATTGACGGTTGTCCGGCCGGAATTGAATTAAATGAAGAGATTATTCAGCTCGAACTGGATAAACGCAAACCCGGTGAGGGCATAGCCGGTACTGCCCGCAAAGAAGCTGACCTTGTTAAAATTCTTTCGGGAGTGTTTGAGGGAAAGACTACCGGCACGTCAATCGGTTTTTATATTGAAAATACTGACCAGCGTTCGCGGGATTATTCTAAAATAATGAATGTATACCGGCCCGGCCATGCAGATTTTACTTTTGATGCCAAGTATGGATTCCGTGACTATCGAGGCGGAGGGCGTTCTTCCGGCCGTGAAACAGTTTCACGCGTTGCTGCCGGAGCAGTAGCTCAGGAACTTTTGCGTCAGCAGTCCGTAAGTTGTGAAGCTTATACTGTCCGTATCGGCGGTATAAGTGCAGCCGTTAAATATCCTGAAAAGGCGCATGAACAGCCGTTCTTTTCCCCTGATCCGGATGCAGTCTCCAAGTGGGAGGAACGGATTAAAGCCGTTCGTTCTCAAGGAGATACTCTGGGCGGGGTGGTTGAAGTGTGTATTAAAAATGTACCTGCCGGTTTAGGGGAGCCTGTTTTTGATAAACTTGATGCGCGTCTTGCCTGCGCTTTGATGTCGGTCGGCGCAGTTAAAGGAATTGAAATCGGTTCCGGTTTTGCGGCAGCAGATTCACTGGGCAGCCTGAATAATGATTTTATCGATGAATCAGGATTTCAGTCCAACAATGCCGGCGGTATTCTAGGCGGTATTTCCAGTGGACAGGATATAATTGTACGGGCTTATGTAAAACCTATCCCGTCTATCAGCAAAGCGCAGCAGACGATTGGCCGCGACAGTAAAGCCGCTGAAATTAAAATCGGTGGCCGGCACGATATCTGTGCTATTCCGCGCATTGTGCCGGTGCTTAAGTCTATGGCAATGCTGACCGTTGCCGATTTTATTTTATTGCAACGCAGGATGGGATAA
- a CDS encoding ATP-binding protein, with amino-acid sequence MVNKLELQSEGGIISSFSLKSDLAELKILAERIETFGRENSISEKTVFELNLVLDELFTNLVSYGCYSKSHKFDIAMLLKEGVLFVEIEDDGKPFNPLEAPEPEIQCDCTERKIGGLGIHFMRKMMDDIEYFWEDGKNILKLTKNIQ; translated from the coding sequence TTGGTTAATAAACTGGAGCTGCAAAGTGAAGGCGGCATAATTTCTTCATTTTCACTTAAGTCAGACCTGGCCGAACTTAAGATACTTGCTGAAAGAATTGAAACTTTCGGCAGGGAGAACAGCATTTCCGAGAAGACAGTTTTTGAGCTGAATCTTGTGCTGGATGAGCTGTTTACAAATCTGGTAAGTTACGGGTGTTATTCGAAGTCCCATAAGTTTGACATAGCCATGCTCCTTAAAGAAGGAGTTCTGTTTGTTGAAATTGAGGATGACGGTAAGCCTTTTAATCCCCTTGAAGCACCGGAACCTGAAATTCAGTGCGACTGCACGGAACGTAAAATCGGTGGGCTGGGAATTCATTTCATGCGTAAAATGATGGATGACATTGAATATTTTTGGGAGGACGGAAAGAACATATTAAAGTTGACCAAAAATATTCAATAG
- a CDS encoding ABC transporter ATP-binding protein/permease yields the protein MITKRPLMYWVKNSNKKLQLMLLVVIVFTVGVRLVPLEMQKLIINQAISMRKVDLLFMYCGFYIASVVSASLLKYLITVLQTYIGQESLAQMRKELYAHILTLPLGYFRKANPGMVVSSLITEMAPAGEYVGQSIAVPVTNVLTLIAFATYMFYLNATMAAISIALYPFVIYLVPKLQKKSNKANKQRVDTTRNLSSHINETISGIHEIHGNGSYRIENRKYGSFVDRLFKIRITWILYKQGIKVLNNFFQNLGPFLLFIVGGYLAIQGRFDLGALVAFLSAYEKIYDPWKELMDFYQVHNDATVRYGRVMEYFDTKPEFELEPEGREPIKLKGHIEVQNLGFTVSGGVRLLKQINMQLKPGEQMALVGFSGSGKSTLAQCVSQLYKYTGGSVKIDGYEVDKLTKADMVHNMGIVAQSPFIFSGSIKDNLLYSCAAVLEGDPDAQKKMPTRDQMIESIQQAGIFVDVLRFGLNTLLDTDKENELSERLVRVRKNFHADFGDVLAEHVEFYREGEYLNYSTVAGNITFGHANDSSFAGRELVSNKYFLSFLQEAHLEMPLLSLGRELAKQTVDILGNLPPDEVFFEQSPIPSEEFEDYKQIVSRIDDLTLQEIDEKDREMLLHLAFGFVPGRHKIVALPAVLKGLILDGRKMFNAKVSQDNPETFSFFKMTEFIPSQTILDNILFGKPKTDHPKVQDTINKSMIQLLIEEDLLETVVELGMDFEVGTKGDKLSGGQKQKLAIARTFLKNPPIMIMDEATSALDNRSQNRIQGLLETKWKGKATLISVIHRLDTIKNYDKVAVMKAGKLMEIGPYDELIAKKGLLYELIHGAH from the coding sequence ATGATCACCAAACGTCCACTGATGTACTGGGTGAAAAACAGCAATAAAAAGCTGCAACTCATGTTGCTGGTTGTTATTGTTTTTACCGTTGGAGTCAGGCTAGTCCCGCTTGAAATGCAAAAACTGATTATCAATCAGGCCATCAGTATGCGCAAGGTTGATTTACTTTTCATGTATTGCGGATTTTACATAGCCTCGGTTGTTTCTGCCAGTTTGCTTAAATATTTAATTACCGTCCTGCAAACTTATATAGGGCAGGAATCTCTAGCCCAGATGCGTAAAGAACTCTACGCGCATATTCTGACGCTTCCGCTTGGTTACTTCAGAAAAGCAAATCCAGGCATGGTAGTCTCATCTCTGATTACAGAAATGGCTCCTGCCGGAGAATACGTGGGGCAATCAATCGCAGTTCCTGTGACTAATGTTCTGACTTTGATCGCATTCGCCACATACATGTTCTATCTGAACGCAACGATGGCTGCGATTTCAATAGCACTGTATCCCTTTGTTATCTATCTGGTTCCCAAACTTCAAAAAAAATCGAACAAAGCTAACAAACAAAGGGTTGATACCACCAGAAATCTGAGCAGTCATATCAACGAAACCATTTCCGGTATCCACGAAATTCACGGTAACGGTTCATACCGCATTGAAAACCGCAAATACGGTTCTTTCGTAGACCGCCTCTTTAAAATCAGAATCACATGGATTCTTTATAAACAGGGTATCAAAGTTCTGAATAATTTCTTCCAGAATCTTGGGCCGTTTCTCCTTTTTATTGTAGGTGGTTACCTTGCAATTCAGGGGCGTTTCGATCTTGGTGCTCTGGTCGCTTTCCTTTCCGCTTACGAAAAAATTTACGACCCTTGGAAAGAGCTTATGGATTTCTATCAGGTTCATAACGATGCCACTGTTCGCTATGGCAGAGTCATGGAATATTTTGATACTAAACCGGAATTTGAGCTTGAACCTGAAGGCAGAGAACCTATTAAACTTAAAGGTCATATTGAAGTGCAGAATCTGGGCTTCACTGTTTCCGGCGGAGTCCGGCTGCTTAAACAAATCAATATGCAACTGAAACCGGGAGAACAAATGGCCCTTGTGGGCTTCTCGGGCAGTGGTAAGAGTACACTGGCTCAGTGTGTCTCACAATTATATAAATATACCGGAGGGTCGGTAAAAATCGACGGCTACGAAGTGGATAAACTGACCAAGGCCGACATGGTTCACAATATGGGAATCGTCGCCCAGTCACCGTTTATCTTTTCCGGTTCCATCAAAGATAACCTGCTCTACTCCTGTGCAGCTGTCCTTGAAGGTGACCCGGATGCCCAGAAGAAAATGCCTACCCGCGACCAGATGATTGAATCGATCCAGCAGGCCGGTATTTTTGTCGATGTGCTTAGGTTCGGCCTGAACACCCTGCTTGATACAGACAAAGAAAATGAATTGTCAGAAAGACTGGTCCGGGTGCGCAAGAACTTCCACGCTGACTTTGGTGACGTACTCGCCGAACATGTAGAATTCTACCGCGAAGGTGAATACCTCAACTACTCAACTGTTGCCGGTAACATTACCTTCGGACATGCCAATGACAGCTCATTTGCTGGCCGCGAGCTGGTCAGCAATAAATACTTCCTGAGCTTTCTGCAGGAGGCGCATCTCGAAATGCCGCTGCTGAGTCTGGGACGTGAACTGGCAAAACAGACTGTCGATATTCTGGGTAATTTACCCCCGGATGAAGTCTTTTTTGAACAAAGCCCGATACCATCTGAAGAATTTGAAGATTACAAACAAATCGTATCAAGAATTGATGACCTGACCTTGCAGGAAATAGACGAGAAGGACCGGGAGATGCTGCTGCATCTGGCCTTCGGATTTGTTCCCGGCAGACATAAAATTGTGGCGCTGCCTGCGGTTTTGAAAGGACTTATTCTTGATGGACGTAAGATGTTCAACGCCAAGGTATCGCAGGACAACCCGGAGACTTTCAGTTTCTTCAAAATGACTGAATTTATCCCGTCACAAACCATTCTTGATAACATCCTCTTTGGTAAGCCTAAAACAGACCATCCAAAGGTGCAGGACACCATCAATAAGAGTATGATTCAACTGCTTATCGAGGAGGATCTGCTTGAAACCGTTGTCGAACTGGGAATGGATTTCGAAGTAGGTACTAAGGGCGATAAGCTTTCCGGCGGTCAGAAACAGAAACTGGCCATTGCCAGAACATTTCTTAAAAATCCGCCCATTATGATTATGGATGAAGCCACATCTGCTCTGGACAACAGATCGCAGAACAGGATTCAGGGACTTCTTGAGACAAAATGGAAAGGGAAAGCAACGCTCATTTCAGTTATCCATAGACTTGATACTATCAAGAACTACGACAAGGTTGCTGTTATGAAAGCCGGTAAACTGATGGAAATCGGCCCCTATGATGAACTTATTGCCAAAAAGGGCCTCCTCTATGAACTTATACACGGAGCTCATTAA